In Xanthomonas campestris pv. phormiicola, the DNA window GTCCAACATCGCCCGCAAGGTCTACCTGGTGCACCGCCGCGACACCTTGCGCGCCGAGAAGATCATGCAGGACAAGCTGTTCGCCAAGGTCGCGGCGGGCAAGATCGAGACCGTCTGGCACCACGCCATCGACGAAGTGCTGGGCAACGAGGCCGGCGTCACCGGGGTGCGGGTCAAGTCCACCCAGGACGGCAGCACCCGCGAGATCGAAGCGCATGGCTTCTTCGTGGCCATCGGCCACCACCCGAACACGCAGCTGTTCGACGGCCAGCTGGCGATGAACAACGGCTACCTGGAGATCCGCTCCGGCCTGGGCGGCGCGGCCACCGAGACCTCGGTGCCGGGCGTGTTCGCCGCCGGCGACGTCGCCGACCAGCACTACCGCCAGGCGATCACCTCGGCCGGCTTCGGCTGCATGGCCGCGCTGGATGCCGAGCGCTATCTGGACAAGGGTGCCTGAGCCGGCGCCCACGCGTCCATCGATGTCGCCCGCCACACGCAAGCGAGCGCGGACATGAGTCGCGTGCGCTGGCTGCACCGGCTCGACGAGGTCGCCGCCGCCGACTGGGACGCCCTGCACGACGGCCGCAACCCGTTCGTCGCGCACGCCTTCCTGGCCGGCCTGGAACGGCATGGCTGCCTGCGCCCGGACTGGGGCTGGAATCCGCTGCACCTGACCCTGTGGGACGGCGACGCGCTGGTCGCCGCCGCGCCCGGCTACCTGAAGACCAACTCGCACGGCGAATTCGTGTTCGACCATGCCTGGGCGCATGCCTATGCGCGCTACGGCCAGGACTACTTCCCGAAATGGCTGTGCGCGGTGCCGTACTCGCCGGTGACCGGACCGCGCCTGCTGGCACGCGATACGACCGGACGCCAGGCGCTGCTGGCCGCGATGCAGGCGTTGACCCAGGCCAGCGGCCTGTCCTCGGCGCACGTGAACTTCCACAGCGCCGACGAGGACGCCGCGTTCGGCGACGATTGGCTGGCGCGCAGCGACGTGCAGTACCAGTGGCACAACGACGCCGGCTGGGCCGAGTTCGACGCCTACCTGGCGGCGATGGACCACAAGCGGCGCAAGAACATCCGCCAGGAGCGGGCCAAGGTGCAGCGCGCCGGCATCGGCTTCCGCGTCGTGCACGGCGACGAAGCCAGCGCGGCCGACCTGCAGGCGATGTACGCGTTCTACCTGCGCACCTTCGACGACTACGGCAATTCGCCGGCGCTGACGCTGGAGTTTTTCTCGCATCTTGCGCGAGAAATGCCGCGTAATCTCCTGATATTCCTAGCCATTCTGGATGAAACGCCGGTGGCCGGAGCGCTGTGCCTGCGCGGTGGCGACACCTTGTACGGCCGCTACTGGGGCGGCGACACCCTGCCCGGCCTGCACTTCGAGACCTGCTACTACCAGGGCATCGACTACTGCCTGCGCGAAGGCCTGACCCGCTTCGAGCCCGGCGCGCAGGGCGAGCACAAGATCGCCCGCGGCTTCCTGCCGCGGCTGGTGCGCAGCCGCCACTGGATCGCCGACCCCGGCTTCCGCGCGCCGCTGGCCAACTGGTGCGCGGAAGAAACCGCAGCGGTGCGCCAGCATGCGGCGACCCTGCTGCGGCACTCGCCGTTCCGCCAGGACTGAGCCGCCGCCCGATCGGCTACGCTGCGCCGATGCGCCGTCTCCCTGCCCTGCTTGCCGCCGATCCGGCCGCCCCGTTCCCGCCCGCGACCAGCGCGCTGCGCGAACCGGAGGGATTGCTCGCGATCGGCGGCGACCTGACCCCGACGCGCCTGCTCAATGCCTACGCGCACGGCATCTTCCCGTGGTACTCGGACGGCGATCCGATCCTGTGGTGGAGCCCGGATCCACGCACCGTGTTCCGCAGCGACGGGGTGCGGCTGTCCTCGCGCTTCCGCCGTTCGCTGCGCCATTCGCCGTGGCGGGTGCGCGCCGACACCGCATTCGCGCAGGTGATCGCCGCCTGCGCGCAGGCACCGCGCCGCGGCCAGGACGGCACCTGGATCACCGCCGAGATGACCGCCGCCTACGTCGCCCTGCATCGCGCCGGGCACGCGCACTCGGTGGAGGTATTCGACGGCGAGGCACTGGTCGGCGGCATCTACGGCGTGGCGTGCGGACGCATGTTCTTCGGCGAAAGCATGTTCAGCGCGCGCAGCGGCGGCTCCAAGGTGGCGCTGGCCGCGTTGGCCAGGCGCCTGCACGGCTGGGGCTGGCCGCTGATCGACGCCCAGGTCGAGAACGACCACCTGCTGAGCCTCGGCGCGCAGCGCTGGCCGCGCGCCGCCTTCCTCGACGCGGTCGCCACGCTGGTGGCCAAGCCTGCCCCGGCCGGCCCGTGGACGCCGCATTTCGGCGCGCTGGCGGCCGCGGAACTGGCCTCGCCCTGAGCGGCATTAACGCAAACTTTGCATGCTGCGGCCGAGACGAGTAAAATCCCCGCTCTTAAGGCCTTTGGCCGCACGCGAAATCGCACAGGATTACATGTCGAAAGACGACTCCATCGAATTCGAAGGCACCGTCAGCGAGACGTTGCCCAATACCACCTTCCGGGTCAAGCTGGAAAACGGGCACGAGATCATCGCCCACATCTCCGGACGCATGCGCAAGAACTACATCCGCATCCTGACCGGCGACCGGGTGAAGGTCGAGATGACCCCGTACGACCTGACCAAGGGTCGTATCACCTACCGCATGAAGTGACCGCCCCGCAGCGGTCGTAAGAAAGGCGGCCATCGGCCGCCTTCTCGTCTCTCATCGGTGACATCGCAAGGCGGCTGCAGGGTCTGCAGCCGCCTTTCGTCGTGCCTGGCGTTCTAGCGCGCCATCACTCCACGGTCGCCGGCAGCAGGCGCTCCGGCTCGGCCTGGGTATCCACCACCAGCTCGCCGTCGCGCACGTCGATGGTGACGCGGCCGCCGCCGACCAGCTTGCCGAACAGCAGCTCGTCCGCCAGCGGGCGCTTGACCTTGTCCTGGATCACCCGCGCCATCGGCCGCGCGCCCATCAGCGGGTCGAAGCCGTGCTGGGCCAGCCAGTCGCGCGCGGTCGGGGTGGCCGACAGCGACACGTGCTTCTCCTGCAGCAGCATCTCCAGTTCGATGATGAACTTGTCGACCACGCGCAGGATGTGGCTGAACGCCAGCGGCTGGAACTGCACCACCGCGTCCAGGCGGTTGCGGAATTCCGGGGTGAAGCTGCGGCGGATGGTTTCCATCGCGTCGGTGGAATGGTCCTGCTTGGTGAAGCCGATCGAGCGCCGCGAGGCCTGGGTGGCGCCGGCATTGGTGGTCATCACCAGGATCACGTTCTTGAAGTTGGCCTCGCGCCCGTTGGTATCGGTCAGCACACCGCGGTCCATGACCTGCAACAGGATGTTGAAGATGTCCGGATGCGCCTTCTCGACCTCGTCCAGCAGCAGCACGCAGTGCGGGGTCTTGACGATCTTCTCGGTCAGCAGGCCGCCCTGGTCGAAGCCGACATAGCCCGGGGGCGCACCGATCAGGCGGCTGATCGAATGCGGCTCCATGTATTCGGACATGTCGAAGCGCACCAGCTCGATGCCCAGCTGCAGCGCCAGCTGTTTGGTCACCTCGGTCTTGCCGACGCCGGTGGGGCCGGCGAACAGGAAGTTGCCGATCGGCTTTTCCGGATTGGCCAAGCCCGAACGCGCCAGCTTGATCGACGAGGCCAGCGTCTCGATCGCCGGATCCTGGCCGAAGATCACCATCTTCAGGTTGCGCTCCAGGTGCTGCAGCACGTCCTTGTCGGTGGCGCTGACCTGCTTGGCCGGGATCCGCGCCATCTTGGCGACGATGGTTTCGATCTCCTCGATGTCGATCAGTTCCTTGCGCACGCCCTGCGGCAGCAGGCGCTGGCGCGCGCCGGCCTCGTCCATCACGTCGATCGCCTTGTCCGGCAGCAGGCGGTCGCCGATGTGCTTGACCGACAGGTCCACCGCCGCCTGCAGCGCATCGTCGGCGTAGGTCACGCCATGGTGCGCCTCGTACTTGGGCTTGAGCCCCTGCAGGATCTCGAAGGTCTCGCCCACGGTCGGCTCGACGATGTCGATCTTCTGGAAGCGCCGCGCCAGCGCGCGGTCCTTCTCGAAGATGCCGCGGTATTCCTGGAACGTGGTCGAGCCGATGCAGCGCAGATCGCCAGAGGCCAGCGCCGGCTTGATCAGGTTGGAGGCGTCCATGGTGCCGCCGGACGCCGAGCCGGCGCCGATGATGGTGTGGATCTCGTCGATGAACAGCACCGCGTTGGGCACCTTCTTCAGCGAGGTGAGCACGCCCTTCAGGCGCTTCTCGAAATCGCCGCGGTACTTGGTGCCGGCGACCAGCGCACCCAGGTCCAGCGAGTAGATGACCGCGTCGGCCAAGACCTCCGGCACGCTGCCCTCGACGATGCGCTTGGCCAGGCCCTCGGCGATCGCGGTCTTGCCGACGCCGGCCTCGCCCACGTACAGCGGATTGTTCTTGCGCCGCCGGCACAGCACCTGGATGGTGCGCTCGATCTCGTCGGCACGGCCGACCAGCGGGTCGATGCGGCCGTTGCGCGCCTGTTCGTTCAGGTTGCTGGCGTATTCGGCCAGCGCGTCGCCCTTGGGCTCGCCCTCGGCCGCCTCGCCCTTGGCTTCGCCGTCGGACGGCGCCGGGCTTTCGCCCTCCTCGCCGAGCTTGGCAATGCCATGCGACAGGTAGTTGACGATATCCAGGCGGGTGATGTCCTGCTGATTCAGGAAATACACCGCATGCGAGTCCTTTTCGCCGAAGATCGCGACCAGCACGTTGGCGCCGGTGACTTCCTTCTTGCCCGAGGACTGCACGTGGTAGACCGCGCGCTGCAGCACCCGCTGGAAGCCCAGGGTGGGTTGCGTGTCGCGGCCGTCGTCTTCGGCCAGGCGCGACACCGAGGCTTCGATGGCCTGTTCCAACTCGCCGCGCAGGCGCTCGGTATCGGCACCGCACGCCTTCAGCACCGCCTGCGCAGAAGGGTTGTCGAGCAATGCCAACAACAGGTGTTCGACCGTCATGAACTCGTGACGGGCTTCCCGGGCGCGCTTGTAGCACTGGCCGATGGTTTGCTCGAGATCTTTGCTGAACATGGTTCACTCCGACGTCTGTTGCCAACAATATGCGGCTGGAGTTGCGAATTTCCACAACCCTATCGGATCAGTGTGTTCAGACCGCGTTAGTCCGGGCAAACCGGTGACCGACGCTTACCAATATCAGGCTTTTTCCATCGTGCACAACAGGGGATGCTGGTTCATCCGCGAAAACTCGTTGACCTGAGCCACCTTGGATTCAGCCACTTCGCGGGTGTACACCCCGCAGACGCCGCGGCCGCGGGTATGCACGTGCAGCATCACCTGCGTGGCCTTCTCCAGGTCCAGCGAGAAAAATTGCTGCAACACGGTCACCACGAAGTCCATCGGGGTGTAGTCGTCGTTCAGCAACAGCACTTGGTACATCGGCGGGCGGGCGACTTCCGGCTTGCCGGTCTCCACCATTACGCCGTGGTCGTGGTCTGAAGAATTCTTGCGAGGCATGCGCCGATTATATACGGCGGCTGTCGGCCAGGATTGGACGATCGCCGATCCTGCCCGCACAATTCCCCTTCTTTGATGGCGCAACGCATGCATTCGACGAATTTCCGCACGGCCGCCCTGCTCGTCGCGCTCCTGGCCGCCTCGGTGCCGGCCGCCGCCGCGCCGGACCAGGCGCTGGGCAAGCGCTTGCAGGCAATGGGCTACGACGTCCAGGCCGATGCCGACGGCGACTACCAGTTGCTGTTCGGCCTGCGCGAACAGGGCCGCGAGCGCCAGCAGCTGATCTACGTGCGCTCGCCGGTGGAGAGCTTCGGCAGCCACCGGATCCGCGAGATCTGGTCGCCCGCCTACCAGGCCAAGGGCGACACCCTGCCTGCCGCGATCGCCAACCGCCTGCTGGAAGACGCACAGGCCGACATCCTCGGCGGCTGGGTGCGCCAGGGCGGCACCGCGGTGTTCGTGATCAAGGTCGCCGCCGATGCCGACGACACCGCGCTGCGCGAGGCGCTGGAGGCGGCGGCGCGCGGCGCCGACGCGATGGACGCCGAACTCAACGCCGGCAAGGACGCGTTCTGATGGCGCTGGCCCCCGGCCCCTGGCAGCCCGACGTGACCGTGGCCACGGTGGTGGTGCGCGACGGGCGCCTGCTGCAGGTGGAGGAGTCCATCGCCGGCGCGCTGGTGCTGAACCAGCCGGCCGGGCACCTGGAGCCGGACGAGAGCCTGCTGCAGGCGGCGCTGCGCGAGACGCTGGAGGAAACCGGCTGGCAGGTGCGGCTGACCGCGTTCATCGGCGCCTACCAGTGGAAGGCCGACAACGGCCGCCACTACCTGCGCTTCGCCTTCGCCGCCGAGCCGGTGGCGCACGACCCGCAGCGGCCGTTGGACGACGGCATCGTGCGTGCGCTGTGGATGACCCCGGCCGAGCTGCAGGCCGCCGCGCCGCGCTGGCGCAGCCCGCTGGTGTGGCAGGTGGCCGCCGATTTCCTCGCCGGCAAGCGCTATCCGCTGGACCTGGTGCGGCAGCTGGCATGAACGGCGCGCGGATCATGGTCGGCGTCTCCGGCGGGGTCGATTCATCGGTGGCGGCCTGGCAGCTGGTGCGGCAAGGCGCGGACGTGGCCGGCCTGTTCATGCAGAACTGGGCCGACGACGGCAGCGGCGAAGCGCAGGACAGCGCAAGTGTCGCTGAAGGCAGGACGCCGAAAGCGACCGGGTGCCGCGCCGAGGACGACCGCCGCGACGCGGTGGCGGTGTGCGGCCTGCTCGGCATGCCGTTCCACTTCCGCGATTTCTCGCAGGAATACTGGCAAGGCGTGTTCGCCCACTTCCTGGCCGAGTACGCCGCCGGGCGCACCCCGAACCCGGACGTGCTGTGCAACCGCGAGGTCAAGTTCAAGCATTTCCTGGATGCGGCGCGCGAACTGGGCGCCGAGCGCATCGCGACCGGCCACTACGCCCGGGTGGCGTTCGCCGACGGCCGCTGGCGGCTGCTGCGCGGGGTGGACCGCAACAAGGACCAGAGCTATTTCCTGCACCAGCTGGGCCAGGCGCAGCTGGCCGCGACCCTGTTCCCGGTCGGCGAGCTGCCCAAGGAACAGGTGCGGCGCATCGCCCGCGAGGCCGGCCTGCCGACCCACGCCAAGAAGGACTCCACCGGCATCTGCTTCATCGGCGAGCGCGACTTCCGCGAATTCCTCGGCCGCTACCTGCCGGCCCGGCGTGGCGAGATCCGCGACCCGCAGGACCAGGTCGTGGCCGAGCACCCGGGGGTGTTCTACTTCACCCTGGGCCAGCGCGAGGGCCTGAACATCGGCGGCGTGCGCGGCCGCGCGGCAGCGCCGTGGTACGTGGTCGGCAAGGACGTGGCGCGCAACGTGCTGTACGTGGACCAGGATCGCGACAGCCCGCATCTGATGTCCACCCAGCTGCAGTCCGAAGCCGCGCACTGGATCGCCGGGTCGGCGCCGGCGCGGCGCTTCGACTGCACCGCGCAGACCCGCTACCGCCAGGCCGACGAGCCGTGCACGGTCGAGGTCGGCGACGACGGCACCCTGGCGGTGCGCTTCGCCCGCCCGCAGCGCGCCGTGACCCCTGGCCAGTCGCTGGTGCTGTACCAGGGCGACGAGTGCCTGGGCGGCGCCGTGATCGCCACCACCGATGCCCCGCTGCAACGCCGTTTGGCGCAGCGCACCGATCTCCACGAGGAAACCACCCGATGACCGATTCCATGGACGCGCGCGTGCTGGCGCTGGCCGGCGTCGCCCAGGCCCTGCAGCAGGTGCGGCGCATCGCCGAGACCGGGCAGTCCGAGGCGTCGCTGGTGCGGACCCTGCTGGACAGCGTGTTCCGCACCGATGCCGACACGCCGGAGGCGGTCTATGGTCGGGTCGGCGACGTCGCGCCCGGGCTGCGCCTGCTGCACAACTATTTCCGCAACCAGGGCCAGGACGAGGCGCTGCCGCGGCTGGCGCTGGCGGTGCTGCAACTGGAGCGGCGCTTCGTGCGCGACACCGAGACCAGCGCCAAGGTCACCGCCGGCATCGCCCGGATCGCGCCGAGGCTGGCCGAGCACGCCGACAGCGCGCATCCGGAGCTGATCGGCGCGCTGGGCCAGCTGTATGCCGATACCATCAGCCACCTGCGCCCGCGGGTCATGGTGCAGGGCAACCCGCACTACCTGGGCCAGGCCGGGGTGGTGGCGGAGATCCGCGCGCTGCTGCTGGCGGCGGTGCGCTCGGCGGTGCTGTGGCGGCAGATGGGCGGCAGCCTGTGGGATTTCCTGCTGGCCAAGCGGCGCATGCTCGAGGCGGTGGACCGCGCGCTGCGTTGAACCGGGCGGCGGCGGCGCGGCCTGGCGCCGTGCCGCGATGCAGGGCACGTTTCGGCGCATGGATGCGATCGGCGCCACCTCGCGCCTAAAGACCGAGGGGGTACGGCCGATACAGCAATCGTGAATCTGCCGAGAACGTCCATGTACTCACGCCTCCTGATCCGTCTGGCTGCTCCGCTCGCCCTGACGCTGCTGTTCCCCATCGCCGCCGGTTTCGACTGGCCGGCCCCGGTCCGTTGGGCCATCCTCACCACGATGACGTTGAGTTGGCTGGGCTTCGCCGCCTGGACAGCCTATAGCCAGAGCCGGCGCTCGCCGCAGCAGTCCAAGGTCATGCGCGAGCAGGATCAGCTGCTGACCGAGCTGCGCAGCTTCGTCGGCAACGAGATCGACGGCTCGCGCAGCGAGATCGAACGGGCCCGCGAACTGATCCGCCAGGCGGTCAGCGGCCTGGGCGGCAGCTTCGAGGCGATGAACCGCAAGTCGCGGCAGCAGAGCGTGGCGCTGGCCCGCATCGTGGACCGCGCCGGCGACGACGGCGGTGCCGGGGTCGACGTGGCCCGCTTCGCCCAGCATGCCAGCCAGCGCATGGAGCAATTGGTCGAGGCGCTGGAACAGGTCAGCGGCCAGAGCAGCGCCACGGTGCATTACATCGACGACATGTCGCAGCACCTGGACGGCATCTTCGCCTTGCTGGAGGACGTCAAGTCGATCGCCGACCAGACCAATCTGCTGGCGTTGAACGCGGCGATCGAGGCGGCACGTGCCGGCGAGGCGGGCCGCGGCTTTGCGGTGGTCGCCGACGAGGTGCGCAACCTGTCCGAGCGCTCGACCACCTTCAACGAGCAGATCCGCAAGCTGGCGCACAGCTCCAAGGACGCCATCGCCAAGGTCCGCGAGACGGTCTCGCACATGGCCTCGCGCGACATGGACCGCTCCCGCGAGGCGCGCGCCGAGGCCGCGTCGATGCTGGACAACGTGGCGGCGATCAACAATTCGCTGGGCGAAGGCATGCGCGAGATCTCCGAATGCGGCCGCGCCATCGACAGCAGCGTCGCCGAAGCGGTACGCGCCCTGCAGTTCGAGGACATCGCGACCCAGGCCCTGGGGGGCGTGCATACCCACCTGGACCGCCTGACCGCGATCAACCGCGAGGCCGTGGCCCTGCAGGAACTGCTGCATCGCAACGGCGGCGTGTTCGACAGCGAACTGGTCGATGCGCTGCAACGGGTCGGCACCCGCCTGCGCGAGATGCGCGTGGAGTGGGAACGTCCGCCGCACAAGCCGGTGGCGCAGCAGAGCATGGGCGCCGGCACCGTCGAACTGTTCTGACCGGCATCATGTTCCCTGCCGCACCATGAAGCGACCAGTCCCCGGCCCTGTCCGGGGCTTGTCGTCTCTGCCCTTCCCCGCCTGTCCGAGCCGATGCCCTTCCCGTCCCAGTCCCGAGTCGAGGCCATGTCCTGCGACGACCTGAGCACCGCGCACGACGCCCTCCCCGTCCACGCGCCCCCGACGGCGGGCGCCAGGGTGGACGGCGGCGCCAGGCCCGGCGCGGCGCGGCGCCAGCCGGGTAGCGCACTGCGGCAGCTGGAAATGCTGGCGCAGCACGAACTGCGGCGGATGCTCGGCGGGCGTGGCCAGGCCATACACGGCGACAGCATCGCCGACCTGGTCTGGGCCGGCCTGGCCTGGGACATGGGCCTGAGCGGAACCGCCATCGCCGCGGCCGGCACGCCGCAGCCGCTGTCGGGCTGCGCGGCGCTCTGCGACCACGACTGAACCGGTGTGCGCGGTCGCTACGGTCCGTGCCTGCGGATGCCGCACTCCGCCGCCAGCGCATCGCGACATCGCCACGGCCGCTGATCCGTCGGCCTCGTCGCCGTGCGCGATGCGTGGGCGCCGCCAATCCTGCGGCGGCCCGTTGCGTTGACTGCGGTTCGATGGCGAAGCGGCTAGCTCGGGTTCTCCAGCGAGAACAGGTCCGCCTGCTTGTCGTAGGCGAAGTACTCGGCGTAGCGCGCCCAGCTGATCACCGCCTGCACGGTTTCCGCCGCATAGTCCTCGGACATGTGGTCTTCCAGTTCGTCGCGGAAGCGCCGCGCCGGAGCGTGGTGGGTCGGACGTTCGTCGAGCACGCGGCGGATGTGCGCGGCCAGCGGCACGTAGGTGGCCAGGTGCTGGGCGAACATCTGCTTGCGCGCATCGGTGCCCAGTTCGGCGAAGCGCTGGCCGGCCGGGGTCAGCTGCAGGTCGCCCTGTTCGAACACGGCGAAGCGCAGCAGCTGCAGGGTTTCGGCGATCGGGAACAGTTCGTCCACTTCCAGCTGCAGGCTGGCGGCCAGCGGCGGCAGGTCGGCGCGGCCGTGGTACGGCTCGGCCGCCACCGCTTCGACCAGGCCGGCCAGCAGGTTGGTCGACACCCGCGGCAGCACCATGGCGATGCCGCTACCGGGGAACACGCCTTCGCGCGCCTGCGGCCGCTGCGGGCTGGCGGTCATGCGCGCGTAGATGTCGTCGACCAGGGCGCGGAACGCCGGCGCCAGGCGGTTGCGCGGCTGCGGCAGGGTGACCTGGATCTCGCCGATCACCCGGCCCGGATTGGCGCCGAAGATGACGATGCGGTCGCACATCAGCACCGCCTCCTCGATGTTGTGGGTGACCATCAGGATCGACTCGATCGGCATGCGCCCTTCCGACCACAGGTCGAGCAGGTCGGTGCGCAGGGTCTCGGCGGTCAGCACGTCCAGCGCCGAGAACGGCTCGTCCATCAACAGCAGTTTCGGCCGCACCACCAGCGCGCGGGCCAGGCCGACGCGCTGGCGCATGCCGCCGGACAGCTCCTTCGGATAGGCGCCCTCGTAACCGTCCAGGCCGATCAGGTCGATCGCCGCCAGCGCCCGCCGGCGGCGTTCGTCGGCGGCCACGCCGCGCGCCTCCAGGCCGACCTCCACGTTCTGCAGCACGGTCAGCCACGGGAACAGCGCGAAGCTCTGGAACACCATCGCGATGTCGTCGATCGCCTGGGCCGGGGTGGCATCGCGGAACACGATGCTGCCGGCGCTGGGCTGCAGCAACCCGGCGATGGCGCGCAACAGCGTGGACTTGCCGGAGCCGGAGCGTCCGAGCAGGCCGACGATCTGGCCCGAATGCAGGGTCAGGTCGACATCGTCCAGCACCACCAGCGGCGTCGCCCCGCCCTTGTCGTAGCTCTTGCGCACGCCGTGCACGCGGACCAGCGGGGCGCGCTCGGGCGCGCTTGCGGAAAAGGTCATGGTCGGAATCTCCAAGGATGGTCAGTCGAAGCGCAGGCGGCGCTCGGCGAAGGCGTACAGGCGCCGCCACACCGCGCGGTTGAAGACGGTCACGAACAGCGACATCACCGCCACCCCGAGCAGCACCCGCGCGCCATCGCCGGCGGCGGTGGCGCGGGCGATGTAGGCGCCGAGCCCGTAGGCCTGCACCTGGGTGTCGCCCCAGCTGGCGAGTTCGGCGACGATGCTGGCGTTCCACGAGCCGCCGGAGGCGGTCAGCGCGCCGGTGATGTAGTACGGGAAGATGCCCGGCAGGATCACCCGCCGCCACCAGGTCCACGAGCGCAGCTGGTAGACCGTGGCCGCCTCGCGCAGGTCGGTGGGAAACGCGCTGGCGCCGGCGATCACGTTGAACAGGATGTACCACTGCGTGCCCAGGATCATCAGCGGCGACAGCCAGATGTTCGGATTGGCGCCGGTGGCGACGATCGCCAGCACCGCGAACGGGAACAGCACGTTGGCCGGGAACGCGGCCAGGAACTGCGCCAGCGGCTGCACCCGCTGCGCCACCTTCGGGCGCAGTCCGATCCACACCCCGATCGGCACCCACACCACGCTGGCCAGCGCGATCAGCACCACCACCCGCAGCAGCGTGGCCAGGCCGCCGCCGAACGCCTCGGCCAGGTCGTGCAGGCGCAGGTGCTGGCGGCCGTAATCGAACGCGAACCAGGCCGCGGCCAGTCCCGCGATCGCCAGCGCCGCGCTCCATAGCCGGTCGCCCCAGACGTTGCCGCTGGCGTCCGGCGCGGGCGCCGCCGCCGGACGCGGGCGCCGCGGCGCCCAGCGCAGCAGCAAGGTGCGCTGCCAGATCCAGGCCAGCGGCGCGACCAGGCGCTTGGCCAGGCGGGTGCGCCGCAGCAGGTCGTACAGCCACGATTGCGGCTTGTCCTGCGAGGCGGTGAGTTCGGCGCGGAACTTGTCCGACCAGGCGACGATGGGGCGGAACAGCAACTGGTCGTACAGCACGATCAGCACGCCCATCGCCAGCACCGCCCAGCCGACCGCGGCGAAATTGCGCTGCGCGATCGCCAACGCCAGGTAGGAGCCGATGCCGGGCAGTTCCAGGGTGTGGTCGCCGACCGTGATCGCCTCGGAGGCGACCACGAAGAACCAGCCGCCGGACATCGACATCATCATGTTCCAGATCAGCGACGGCGTCGCATACGGCGCTTCCAGCCGCCAGAAGCGCTGCCACGACGACAGGCCGAAGCCGCGCGTGACCTCGTCCAGGTCGCGCGGCACGTTGCGCAGCGACTGGTAGAACGAGTACGCCATGTTCCAGGCCTGGCTGGTGAAGATGGCGAAGATCGAGGCCAGTTCCGCGCCGATCTGGCGGCCGGGAAACAGGCCCAGGAAGAAGGTCACGGTGAAGGTCAGGAAGCCCAGCACCGGCACCGACTGCAGGATGTCCAGCGCCGGCACGATCAGCCGCTCGGCGCGGCGGCTCTTGGCCGCCAGGGTCGCCACGACGAAGGTGAACATGAGCGAGGCCGCCATCGCCGCGAACATGCGCAAGGTGGTGCGCAGGCCGTATTCGGGCAACTGGCGCAGATCCAGCGAGAGCGCTTCGGTGCCCGGCGCCGGCAGCGGCGCGCGCATGTCGGCGGCGCCGTGCAACAGCAGCACGCCCAGCGCCAGCAACAACACGAACACCGCCAGATCGTGGAAATTGGGCAGCACGCCGGGGCGTGCGGCGACAGTGCCGGGCGCGTTGCGCTCGCGGGGGAATAGCACCATGGGAAGGTTCCGGCAGGACGGCGGCGCCAGCGGTGCCGCACGGGTGGTAGGGAATGAGGGAAACAGGCGCGGACGATCGCTCAGTGTGGCAAGCGAATATGTAAGCCAGGCGTCAGCCGCTGCTGCGCCGCCTTCGGGCTGC includes these proteins:
- a CDS encoding GNAT family N-acetyltransferase produces the protein MSRVRWLHRLDEVAAADWDALHDGRNPFVAHAFLAGLERHGCLRPDWGWNPLHLTLWDGDALVAAAPGYLKTNSHGEFVFDHAWAHAYARYGQDYFPKWLCAVPYSPVTGPRLLARDTTGRQALLAAMQALTQASGLSSAHVNFHSADEDAAFGDDWLARSDVQYQWHNDAGWAEFDAYLAAMDHKRRKNIRQERAKVQRAGIGFRVVHGDEASAADLQAMYAFYLRTFDDYGNSPALTLEFFSHLAREMPRNLLIFLAILDETPVAGALCLRGGDTLYGRYWGGDTLPGLHFETCYYQGIDYCLREGLTRFEPGAQGEHKIARGFLPRLVRSRHWIADPGFRAPLANWCAEETAAVRQHAATLLRHSPFRQD
- the aat gene encoding leucyl/phenylalanyl-tRNA--protein transferase; protein product: MRRLPALLAADPAAPFPPATSALREPEGLLAIGGDLTPTRLLNAYAHGIFPWYSDGDPILWWSPDPRTVFRSDGVRLSSRFRRSLRHSPWRVRADTAFAQVIAACAQAPRRGQDGTWITAEMTAAYVALHRAGHAHSVEVFDGEALVGGIYGVACGRMFFGESMFSARSGGSKVALAALARRLHGWGWPLIDAQVENDHLLSLGAQRWPRAAFLDAVATLVAKPAPAGPWTPHFGALAAAELASP
- the infA gene encoding translation initiation factor IF-1: MSKDDSIEFEGTVSETLPNTTFRVKLENGHEIIAHISGRMRKNYIRILTGDRVKVEMTPYDLTKGRITYRMK
- the clpA gene encoding ATP-dependent Clp protease ATP-binding subunit ClpA; translated protein: MFSKDLEQTIGQCYKRAREARHEFMTVEHLLLALLDNPSAQAVLKACGADTERLRGELEQAIEASVSRLAEDDGRDTQPTLGFQRVLQRAVYHVQSSGKKEVTGANVLVAIFGEKDSHAVYFLNQQDITRLDIVNYLSHGIAKLGEEGESPAPSDGEAKGEAAEGEPKGDALAEYASNLNEQARNGRIDPLVGRADEIERTIQVLCRRRKNNPLYVGEAGVGKTAIAEGLAKRIVEGSVPEVLADAVIYSLDLGALVAGTKYRGDFEKRLKGVLTSLKKVPNAVLFIDEIHTIIGAGSASGGTMDASNLIKPALASGDLRCIGSTTFQEYRGIFEKDRALARRFQKIDIVEPTVGETFEILQGLKPKYEAHHGVTYADDALQAAVDLSVKHIGDRLLPDKAIDVMDEAGARQRLLPQGVRKELIDIEEIETIVAKMARIPAKQVSATDKDVLQHLERNLKMVIFGQDPAIETLASSIKLARSGLANPEKPIGNFLFAGPTGVGKTEVTKQLALQLGIELVRFDMSEYMEPHSISRLIGAPPGYVGFDQGGLLTEKIVKTPHCVLLLDEVEKAHPDIFNILLQVMDRGVLTDTNGREANFKNVILVMTTNAGATQASRRSIGFTKQDHSTDAMETIRRSFTPEFRNRLDAVVQFQPLAFSHILRVVDKFIIELEMLLQEKHVSLSATPTARDWLAQHGFDPLMGARPMARVIQDKVKRPLADELLFGKLVGGGRVTIDVRDGELVVDTQAEPERLLPATVE
- the clpS gene encoding ATP-dependent Clp protease adapter ClpS translates to MPRKNSSDHDHGVMVETGKPEVARPPMYQVLLLNDDYTPMDFVVTVLQQFFSLDLEKATQVMLHVHTRGRGVCGVYTREVAESKVAQVNEFSRMNQHPLLCTMEKA
- a CDS encoding NUDIX hydrolase, which codes for MALAPGPWQPDVTVATVVVRDGRLLQVEESIAGALVLNQPAGHLEPDESLLQAALRETLEETGWQVRLTAFIGAYQWKADNGRHYLRFAFAAEPVAHDPQRPLDDGIVRALWMTPAELQAAAPRWRSPLVWQVAADFLAGKRYPLDLVRQLA
- the mnmA gene encoding tRNA 2-thiouridine(34) synthase MnmA — translated: MNGARIMVGVSGGVDSSVAAWQLVRQGADVAGLFMQNWADDGSGEAQDSASVAEGRTPKATGCRAEDDRRDAVAVCGLLGMPFHFRDFSQEYWQGVFAHFLAEYAAGRTPNPDVLCNREVKFKHFLDAARELGAERIATGHYARVAFADGRWRLLRGVDRNKDQSYFLHQLGQAQLAATLFPVGELPKEQVRRIAREAGLPTHAKKDSTGICFIGERDFREFLGRYLPARRGEIRDPQDQVVAEHPGVFYFTLGQREGLNIGGVRGRAAAPWYVVGKDVARNVLYVDQDRDSPHLMSTQLQSEAAHWIAGSAPARRFDCTAQTRYRQADEPCTVEVGDDGTLAVRFARPQRAVTPGQSLVLYQGDECLGGAVIATTDAPLQRRLAQRTDLHEETTR